In Psychrobacter sp. JCM 18902, a single window of DNA contains:
- a CDS encoding polysaccharide pyruvyl transferase family protein has product MINEYKIPRDKFSSLLFALSNYEQEDFGEAIKNLNDYNKSIRKIYSDIYSVTNISDVHTSIIIVYSEYNDIEEFYKCVRSVCKSNNDKLELIIVNNSVKLIDIKSLVSGFKTSIINLSCNILPSAARNIGSIVASGDWLYFIDDDAEVETECLETLKLNYKRRHAARGLIYPKDPKLTTPKHYNLGSNIVSSELNIEGNLLIRKTLFEAAGGFDPLMFAHEGKDLTRKCKSLVKNNEIIYDPKLIIYHNPSNYEEHSAKKVRNERSERYMAYKKSNNIDIIKCLAIVSVSEKDSFNNILKLIEQENEVSIHFLLLSEDTASILKKVKEYHLLHRVTVLPEAFSDFHIFDRLGYSLLLFMNVNASFNESDIKRASSDSLRYAIIKSISDQDAWITYLNLLNSSSPNELANKAMDMVEVSHNKDKILYKLDRPESPKYRERDDIIVISFYTTDEYYSEKANELKKELNWLGIQHDIQPINIPDNLAWPDICRKKVNYYYTLFSKHRKEFKKVVWIDVDCNLNYLPSFIHDFDVDFMAFRRGFPHSKHLEKNRTRHWEPCFFVFKSSSQVCYDMLKYASDLETEMPTLKATDDYFFEEAWRKFGSALSVFEIPGEMSSRGNKSQFNPVESRSHSVFFKFGDSGNVADYKGKVIQHSVAANTVSTKLIVQKDKKASLPTLINIARTDKKDIFDPVCTFGKGFTENERELVKSLTNYEFSENPILLNWWIRPAPGNMGDWLSPYILSKVAKRSVKYAPPPKAKVISLGSVGKFISDHHTAWGTGISARHTDMNKNARYLAVRGPYTAEAISLSGGTSPRVFGDPAILMPDLYQPRKIKGNDKKQYGLVRHFIHQNSDLTIDSDIRDINILLSSQNDIENFIDQLFACKAVVTTSLHVMILCLSYKIPCRLIDITEQEKSVHGDGIKYKDFYEGVGIKPKLHVDFGSIITKSSIESAVVDDDFIDRSLIDELRKVLLDDISNNPLSYI; this is encoded by the coding sequence ATGATTAACGAATATAAAATCCCTAGAGACAAGTTTAGTAGCTTGTTATTCGCATTATCAAATTACGAACAAGAAGACTTTGGTGAGGCAATCAAGAATTTGAATGATTATAACAAATCAATAAGGAAAATCTACTCTGATATATATTCGGTTACTAATATATCAGATGTACATACATCTATTATCATAGTTTATTCCGAATACAATGATATAGAGGAGTTTTATAAGTGCGTTAGATCTGTTTGTAAATCCAACAATGATAAATTAGAGCTTATAATAGTTAACAATTCTGTAAAACTAATTGATATTAAGAGTTTGGTTAGTGGCTTCAAAACATCCATAATTAATTTATCGTGCAATATACTACCTTCGGCGGCAAGAAATATTGGTTCGATTGTAGCCAGTGGGGATTGGCTATATTTTATTGACGATGATGCTGAAGTTGAAACGGAATGTCTTGAGACATTAAAATTAAATTATAAGCGTAGACATGCAGCAAGAGGATTGATTTATCCTAAAGACCCTAAGTTAACTACACCTAAGCATTATAATTTAGGCTCTAATATCGTGTCTTCAGAATTAAATATTGAGGGTAACTTATTAATTAGGAAGACGCTATTTGAGGCTGCGGGAGGATTTGACCCGCTTATGTTTGCTCATGAAGGAAAGGACTTAACGAGGAAGTGCAAATCATTAGTTAAAAATAATGAGATTATTTATGATCCTAAATTGATTATATATCACAATCCTAGTAATTATGAAGAACATAGTGCTAAGAAAGTTAGAAATGAGCGTTCAGAAAGGTATATGGCTTATAAAAAAAGTAATAATATTGATATTATTAAATGTTTAGCTATTGTTTCTGTTTCAGAGAAAGACTCATTCAATAATATATTGAAGCTAATTGAGCAAGAGAATGAAGTATCCATTCATTTTTTATTACTATCAGAAGATACTGCATCAATTTTAAAAAAGGTCAAAGAGTATCATCTATTACATCGAGTAACTGTATTGCCTGAAGCGTTTTCTGACTTTCATATCTTCGATAGGCTTGGATACTCACTGTTACTATTCATGAACGTTAATGCATCTTTTAATGAATCTGATATAAAGCGTGCATCATCAGATTCTCTTAGATATGCAATTATTAAAAGTATATCAGATCAAGATGCATGGATAACATATTTAAATCTTCTTAATAGTTCTTCTCCAAACGAATTAGCGAATAAAGCTATGGATATGGTAGAAGTTTCTCATAATAAAGATAAAATACTTTATAAATTAGATAGGCCTGAAAGTCCTAAATATCGTGAAAGAGACGATATAATAGTTATTAGTTTTTATACTACGGATGAATATTATTCTGAAAAAGCTAATGAGCTTAAAAAAGAGCTTAATTGGCTAGGTATACAGCACGATATTCAACCCATTAATATACCAGATAATTTGGCATGGCCAGACATATGTAGAAAAAAAGTAAATTATTATTACACGCTTTTTAGCAAACATAGAAAAGAGTTTAAGAAAGTAGTTTGGATAGATGTCGATTGTAACCTTAATTATCTTCCATCTTTTATACACGATTTTGATGTTGACTTTATGGCGTTTAGAAGAGGTTTTCCTCATAGTAAACACTTAGAGAAAAATAGAACTAGACACTGGGAGCCTTGCTTTTTTGTTTTTAAATCATCATCTCAAGTTTGTTATGATATGCTCAAATACGCTTCAGACTTAGAAACTGAAATGCCAACATTGAAGGCAACTGACGATTATTTTTTTGAAGAGGCGTGGAGGAAGTTTGGGTCGGCTTTAAGTGTTTTTGAGATTCCCGGAGAAATGTCTTCTAGAGGAAACAAATCACAATTCAATCCAGTTGAATCTAGAAGTCATAGTGTTTTCTTTAAATTTGGAGATAGCGGTAACGTTGCAGACTATAAAGGTAAGGTTATACAGCATTCAGTAGCTGCTAATACAGTTTCAACAAAACTAATAGTCCAGAAAGATAAAAAAGCGTCTCTACCGACTTTAATTAATATTGCCAGAACTGATAAAAAAGATATTTTTGATCCTGTATGTACGTTTGGAAAAGGATTTACTGAAAATGAGAGAGAATTGGTCAAATCTCTAACGAACTATGAATTTTCAGAAAACCCTATACTTTTAAATTGGTGGATAAGACCAGCACCAGGGAATATGGGAGATTGGTTATCGCCTTATATTCTTAGTAAGGTAGCGAAAAGATCCGTGAAGTATGCTCCTCCTCCGAAGGCGAAAGTAATTAGTCTAGGATCGGTTGGTAAATTTATTTCTGATCATCACACGGCTTGGGGCACTGGAATAAGTGCACGACATACTGATATGAATAAGAACGCGCGGTATTTGGCGGTAAGAGGGCCATATACTGCAGAAGCAATCAGTTTATCAGGTGGCACTAGCCCAAGAGTTTTTGGGGATCCAGCTATATTAATGCCAGATTTATATCAACCAAGAAAGATTAAAGGAAATGATAAAAAACAGTACGGCTTAGTTAGGCATTTTATACATCAAAATAGTGATTTAACTATAGATAGTGATATTCGTGATATTAACATTCTACTTTCATCACAAAATGATATTGAAAACTTTATTGATCAACTATTTGCTTGCAAAGCAGTTGTGACTACCTCATTACATGTGATGATACTATGTTTATCTTATAAGATACCGTGTCGATTAATTGATATTACTGAACAAGAAAAATCTGTTCATGGTGACGGTATAAAGTATAAAGATTTTTATGAAGGCGTAGGTATTAAGCCAAAATTGCATGTTGATTTTGGTTCAATAATTACAAAGTCATCAATAGAAAGTGCAGTTGTTGACGATGATTTTATTGATAGGAGTCTAATTGACGAACTTCG